A window of Primulina huaijiensis isolate GDHJ02 chromosome 9, ASM1229523v2, whole genome shotgun sequence contains these coding sequences:
- the LOC140984214 gene encoding uncharacterized protein isoform X1, which produces MATRAFCGVAPFFLRKKASGFKGKSQPENNKIFDASENMKLGLKGSKISNSCGVAGNFVTMTDLKNKISTFRDLLDFAPCSGSATVTELLILTLNDIFKLHPRIKPDLSVSKVEGASMHEALKFFCDAMKSLGALWTTEEWMVKCKYDSNMKLGHIELEQITLMMLEDIIKLARESLFDESDEDEEMGQCSPPASQAFGKSPFGSYSDDKNSLSGSPATPTSVLPEAWKSSTKGGKTGSYSPPLLLPLRVQAIEKLNPIDIKRLSFHMFPHAVVQDSNYYTQTQKAEREQQLELEERKRSEVKETCSINEGDQDYEMIHHMDKIEEVEREDDMKTEMPKITRTGLVEKIEEKGRNWIAIPDNEAHVTHDGLTKQKMDVILPPPSLPKLRSNVTEFVTPVVCVPPTSLHNDEVKFQIPAPQARKKAIPVTLCPQALSVPAPPPPPPAVPSPQPPTHFVLAPIPPPPPPPLFSTTTSKPLPPPPPPPSAIRTGAPPPPPPPMVVRTGAPPPPPPPMGGSKGPIPPPPPGMHMANVAAPPPPPGLAGAKNLRPKKAVTKLKRSSQMGNLYRLLKGKVEGSSLDGKSSGKKGKIGAASGGKQGMADALAEITKRSAYFQQIEEDVKSYEKTIKEVKLAINSFQTSDMTELLKFHKYVESHLEKLTDETQVLARFKDFPSKKLEALRMAAALYSKLDSVASTLKNWPIMSPVSQLLDKAERYFNKMKGEMDALERTKDEESKKFKAHKINFDFNIIVHIKELMVDVSSSCMELAMKEKRNVNDRGNENEAKRKGSAKMLWRAFQFAFRVYSFAGGHDDRADKLTRELAQEIETNPHH; this is translated from the exons ATGGCGACGAGGGCATTTTGTGGGGTGGCACCTTTCTTTTTACGTAAGAAGGCTTCTGGATTTAAG GGGAAATCACAACCAGAGAACAACAAAATCTTTGATGCATCAGAGAATATGAAATTAGGCCTAAAAGGTTCAAAAATCAGCAATTCATGCGGGGTGGCAGGTAACTTTGTAACAATGACGGATCTCAAGAACAAGATTTCCACCTTTAGAGACTTACTTGATTTTGCTCCTTGCAGCGGTTCCGCCACCGTAACTGAG CTGCTGATATTGACCCTGAACGATATCTTTAAACTTCATCCTAGAATCAAACCTGACCTATCAGTTTCAAAAGTTGAAGGTGCATCGATGCACGAG GCTCTTAAATTCTTCTGTGATGCTATGAAATCACTGGGAGCCTTGTGGACGACAGAGGAGTGGATGGTCAAATGTAAATATGACTCGAATATGAAACTGGGACACATTGAATTGGAGCAAATCA CTCTGATGATGCTTGAGGACATAATAAAGCTAGCAAGAGAGAGTTTGTTCGACGAAAGTGATGAAGACGAAGAGATGGGACAGTGTAGTCCTCCAGCAAGCCAAGCATTTGGAAAGTCTCCGTTTGGATCATATTCAGATGACAAGAATTCTCTTTCTGGTTCTCCAGCAACCCCTACTTCAGTCCTTCCCGAAGCATGGAAATCCTCGACTAAAGGAGGGAAAACAGGGTCTTATTCTCCACCACTACTCTTGCCACTCAGGGTTCAAGCAATTGAAAAACTGAACCCCATTGATATAAAGCGCCTTTCGTTTCACATGTTCCCTCATGCTGTCGTACAAGATTCTAATTATTATACCCAAACCCAAAAGGCAGAGAGAGAACAACAGCTTGAGTTAGAAGAAAGGAAGCGTTCTGAAGTGAAGGAAACATGTAGTATCAACGAGGGAGACCAAGATTATGAGATGATACACCATATGGACAAGATCGAGGAAGTTGAGCGAGAAGATGATATGAAAACTGAAATGCCAAAGATCACGAGAACTGGGTTGGTTGAGAAAATAGAGGAAAAGGGCAGAAACTGGATTGCTATCCCGGATAATGAAGCACATGTTACTCATGATGGGCTGACAAAGCAAAAAATGGATGTGATCTTGCCTCCGCCATCACTTCCAAAATTACGATCAAATGTAACAGAATTTGTTACGCCTGTAGTATGTGTTCCACCTACATCATTGCACAATGATGAGGTAAAATTTCAAATACCAGCACCACAGGCTCGAAAGAAAGCAATACCAGTGACACTGTGCCCACAAGCATTATCTGTGcctgcaccaccaccaccaccaccagcagTACCATCACCCCAGCCACCAACACATTTTGTGCTTGCACCGATTCCGCCTCCTCCACCTCCTCCATTGTTTTCCACCACAACATCAAAACCGCtaccaccacctcctcctccaCCCTCGGCTATAAGGACTGGAGCACCACCGCCCCCTCCCCCACCAATGGTAGTGAGGACTGGAGCACCACCGCCCCCTCCCCCACCTATGGGTGGATCAAAGGGGCCaattccaccaccaccacctggAATGCACATGGCAAATGTGGCTGCTCCCCCACCCCCTCCAGGGCTTGCTGGTGCAAAAAACCTCCGTCCCAAGAAAGCTGTGACAAAACTGAAGAGATCGTCCCAGATGGGCAATCTTTATCGGCTTCTCAAAGGAAAAGTAGAAGGATCAAGTTTAGATGGTAAATCATCAGGGAAAAAAGGTAAAATTGGAGCAGCCTCTGGAGGAAAGCAAGGAATGGCTGATGCTTTGGCAGAAATAACGAAGAG GTCAGCATACTTCCAACAAATTGAAGAAGATGTCAAGAGctatgagaaaacaattaaggAGGTAAAATTAGCAATAAATTCTTTCCAAACATCAGACATGACCGAGCTCCTGAAATTCCACAAATATGTAGAATCTCATCTTGAAAAACTCACCGATGAAACTCAG GTTCTAGCAAGATTCAAAGATTTCCCTTCAAAGAAATTGGAAGCTTTGAGAATGGCAGCAGCTCTCTACTCAAAGTTAGATTCTGTTGCCAGTACTTTAAAAAACTGGCCAATAATGTCACCTGTTTCCCAACTCCTGGACAAGGCAGAGAGATACTTCAACAAG ATGAAGGGAGAAATGGATGCCCTGGAGCGTACTAAAGATGAAGAATCCAAGAAATTCAAGGCTCACAAGATCAACTTTGATTTCAACATCATTGTACATATCAAAGAACTTATGGTCGATGTCTCTTCAAGCTGCATGGAACTGGCTATGAAG GAGAAGAGAAATGTCAATGATAGAGGAAATGAAAATGAAGCGAAAAGGAAAGGATCCGCGAAAATGCTTTGGAGAGCCTTCCAATTCGCTTTCCGAGTTTATTCGTTTGCCGGTGGGCATGATGACCGTGCTGATAAGCTCACGAGAGAACTAGCTCAAGAAATCGAAACCAATCCTCATCACTAA
- the LOC140984785 gene encoding secretory carrier-associated membrane protein 3-like, whose protein sequence is MAGRYDRNPFDEEEEVNPFADDGARGKARSNYSGGSFYTTTATNSRLSPLPPEPADFYNPTAPVDIPIDSAADLKKKERELQAKENELKRREQEVRRKEEAAARAGIVLEEKNWPPFFPIIHHDIANEIPIHLQRLQYVAFTTLLGLTFALFWNLVAVTAAWIKLGDPKIWFLGIIYFISGVPGAYVLWYRPLYRAFRTESALKFGWFFLFYLLHIGFCIFAAVAPPIVFKGKSLTGILPAIDIIGDHAIVGVFYFIGFGLFCLESVLSLWVIQQVYMYFRGSGKAAEMKREVARGAVRAAI, encoded by the exons ATGGCTGGCCGATATGATCGTAACCCATTTGATGAAGAAGAGGAAGTCAATCCCTTTGCT GATGATGGGGCAAGAGGTAAAGCAAGATCCAACTATAGCGGAGGCTCATTCTATACGACG ACCGCCACGAACTCAAGACTTTCGCCCCTTCCTCCAGAACCTGCTGATTTCTACAATCCTACAGCTCCTGTTGATATTCCTATTGATAGTGCTGCG GActtgaaaaagaaagaaagagagcTACAAGCTAAGGAAAATGAACTGAAAAGGAGGGAACAG GAAGTTAGAAGGAAAGAAGAAGCTGCTGCACGAG CTGGTATTGTTCTTGAGGAGAAAAATTGGCCTCCCTTTTTTCCCATCATTCATCATGACATTGCAAATGAAATACCAATTCATCTGCAGAGGCTACAATATGTTGCATTTACAACCTTGTTGG GACTCACATTTGCCCTTTTCTGGAATTTGGTTGCTGTGACTGCCGCGTGGATTAAACTTGGAG ATCCGAAGATCTGGTTTCTTggtattatttatttcatttctggGGTTCCAGGAGCCTATGTGTTATGGTATCGTCCACTTTACCGAGCTTTTAG AACAGAGAGTGCGTTGAAGTTTGGGTGGTTTTTCTTGTTTTACTTG CTTCACATTGGCTTTTGTATATTTGCGGCGGTTGCTCCTCCAATTGTTTTCAAAGGGAAATCCCTGAC AGGTATCCTGCCAGCTATAGATATCATAGGCGATCATGCTATAGTTGGG GTTTTCTACTTTATTGGGTTCGGACTATTTTGCCTGGAATCAGTTCTAAGCCTTTGGGTTATTCAG CAAGTATATATGTACTTCCGAGGCAGTGGCAAAGCAGCAGAAATGAAGCGTGAAGTCGCTAGGGGTGCCGTGAGAGCGGCAATATAA
- the LOC140983992 gene encoding probable 2' cyclic ADP-D-ribose synthase BdTIR: MQRSSAARINDISRHILREFRRRAQPSLPCNVFINHRGVDTKRNVAGLLYHHLNRLGLCPFLDSKSMKPGDKLFDKIDTAIRECKVGVAVFSPVYCNSYFCLHELSLMMESRKKVIPIFCDIKPSELRVKNDGSCPAQELDKFRRALEEAKYTVGVTFDTSRGDWPEFLASTTDAVIQNLIEVEEEGIIRKNSNLHRSPDQESNINSTRYNAKVANQPA; this comes from the exons ATGCAGCGTTCTTCAGCCGCAAGGATCAACGACATTTCCCGCCACATTCTGCGCGAGTTCCGCCGAAGAGCTCAGCCTTCTCTCCCGTGCAACGTTTTCATTAACCACCGTGGGGTCGACACAAAGAGGAACGTGGCGGGGCTGTTGTACCACCACCTCAACCGCCTAGGGCTCTGCCCGTTCTTGGATAGCAAGAGCATGAAGCCGGGGGACAAGCTTTTCGACAAGATTGACACAGCAATTCGTGAATGCAAGGTGGGGGTGGCCGTCTTTTCTCCCGTGTATTGCAACTCCTACTTTTGTTTGCATGAGCTGAGCCTCATGATGGAGTCTAGGAAAAAGGTCAtccccatattttgtgatataaaACCCTCGGAACTTCGGGTCAAGAATGACGGATCTTGCCCCGCTCAGGAGCTCGACAAGTTTAGACGGGCCCTCGAAGAGGCAAAATATACTGTCGGGGTAACGTTTGACACGTCGAGAGG GGATTGGCCGGAATTTCTCGCAAGCACGACGGATGCGGTGATCCAGAATTTAATTGAAGTGGAAGAAGAGGGCATAATAAGGAAGAATAGCAACCTTCATCGTTCTCCTGATCAAGAAAGCAATATTAATTCCACAAGATACAATGCGAAAGTGGCCAACCAACCAGCATAA
- the LOC140984214 gene encoding uncharacterized protein isoform X2 → MRGGSGSATVTELLILTLNDIFKLHPRIKPDLSVSKVEGASMHEALKFFCDAMKSLGALWTTEEWMVKCKYDSNMKLGHIELEQITLMMLEDIIKLARESLFDESDEDEEMGQCSPPASQAFGKSPFGSYSDDKNSLSGSPATPTSVLPEAWKSSTKGGKTGSYSPPLLLPLRVQAIEKLNPIDIKRLSFHMFPHAVVQDSNYYTQTQKAEREQQLELEERKRSEVKETCSINEGDQDYEMIHHMDKIEEVEREDDMKTEMPKITRTGLVEKIEEKGRNWIAIPDNEAHVTHDGLTKQKMDVILPPPSLPKLRSNVTEFVTPVVCVPPTSLHNDEVKFQIPAPQARKKAIPVTLCPQALSVPAPPPPPPAVPSPQPPTHFVLAPIPPPPPPPLFSTTTSKPLPPPPPPPSAIRTGAPPPPPPPMVVRTGAPPPPPPPMGGSKGPIPPPPPGMHMANVAAPPPPPGLAGAKNLRPKKAVTKLKRSSQMGNLYRLLKGKVEGSSLDGKSSGKKGKIGAASGGKQGMADALAEITKRSAYFQQIEEDVKSYEKTIKEVKLAINSFQTSDMTELLKFHKYVESHLEKLTDETQVLARFKDFPSKKLEALRMAAALYSKLDSVASTLKNWPIMSPVSQLLDKAERYFNKMKGEMDALERTKDEESKKFKAHKINFDFNIIVHIKELMVDVSSSCMELAMKEKRNVNDRGNENEAKRKGSAKMLWRAFQFAFRVYSFAGGHDDRADKLTRELAQEIETNPHH, encoded by the exons ATGCGGGGTGGCAG CGGTTCCGCCACCGTAACTGAG CTGCTGATATTGACCCTGAACGATATCTTTAAACTTCATCCTAGAATCAAACCTGACCTATCAGTTTCAAAAGTTGAAGGTGCATCGATGCACGAG GCTCTTAAATTCTTCTGTGATGCTATGAAATCACTGGGAGCCTTGTGGACGACAGAGGAGTGGATGGTCAAATGTAAATATGACTCGAATATGAAACTGGGACACATTGAATTGGAGCAAATCA CTCTGATGATGCTTGAGGACATAATAAAGCTAGCAAGAGAGAGTTTGTTCGACGAAAGTGATGAAGACGAAGAGATGGGACAGTGTAGTCCTCCAGCAAGCCAAGCATTTGGAAAGTCTCCGTTTGGATCATATTCAGATGACAAGAATTCTCTTTCTGGTTCTCCAGCAACCCCTACTTCAGTCCTTCCCGAAGCATGGAAATCCTCGACTAAAGGAGGGAAAACAGGGTCTTATTCTCCACCACTACTCTTGCCACTCAGGGTTCAAGCAATTGAAAAACTGAACCCCATTGATATAAAGCGCCTTTCGTTTCACATGTTCCCTCATGCTGTCGTACAAGATTCTAATTATTATACCCAAACCCAAAAGGCAGAGAGAGAACAACAGCTTGAGTTAGAAGAAAGGAAGCGTTCTGAAGTGAAGGAAACATGTAGTATCAACGAGGGAGACCAAGATTATGAGATGATACACCATATGGACAAGATCGAGGAAGTTGAGCGAGAAGATGATATGAAAACTGAAATGCCAAAGATCACGAGAACTGGGTTGGTTGAGAAAATAGAGGAAAAGGGCAGAAACTGGATTGCTATCCCGGATAATGAAGCACATGTTACTCATGATGGGCTGACAAAGCAAAAAATGGATGTGATCTTGCCTCCGCCATCACTTCCAAAATTACGATCAAATGTAACAGAATTTGTTACGCCTGTAGTATGTGTTCCACCTACATCATTGCACAATGATGAGGTAAAATTTCAAATACCAGCACCACAGGCTCGAAAGAAAGCAATACCAGTGACACTGTGCCCACAAGCATTATCTGTGcctgcaccaccaccaccaccaccagcagTACCATCACCCCAGCCACCAACACATTTTGTGCTTGCACCGATTCCGCCTCCTCCACCTCCTCCATTGTTTTCCACCACAACATCAAAACCGCtaccaccacctcctcctccaCCCTCGGCTATAAGGACTGGAGCACCACCGCCCCCTCCCCCACCAATGGTAGTGAGGACTGGAGCACCACCGCCCCCTCCCCCACCTATGGGTGGATCAAAGGGGCCaattccaccaccaccacctggAATGCACATGGCAAATGTGGCTGCTCCCCCACCCCCTCCAGGGCTTGCTGGTGCAAAAAACCTCCGTCCCAAGAAAGCTGTGACAAAACTGAAGAGATCGTCCCAGATGGGCAATCTTTATCGGCTTCTCAAAGGAAAAGTAGAAGGATCAAGTTTAGATGGTAAATCATCAGGGAAAAAAGGTAAAATTGGAGCAGCCTCTGGAGGAAAGCAAGGAATGGCTGATGCTTTGGCAGAAATAACGAAGAG GTCAGCATACTTCCAACAAATTGAAGAAGATGTCAAGAGctatgagaaaacaattaaggAGGTAAAATTAGCAATAAATTCTTTCCAAACATCAGACATGACCGAGCTCCTGAAATTCCACAAATATGTAGAATCTCATCTTGAAAAACTCACCGATGAAACTCAG GTTCTAGCAAGATTCAAAGATTTCCCTTCAAAGAAATTGGAAGCTTTGAGAATGGCAGCAGCTCTCTACTCAAAGTTAGATTCTGTTGCCAGTACTTTAAAAAACTGGCCAATAATGTCACCTGTTTCCCAACTCCTGGACAAGGCAGAGAGATACTTCAACAAG ATGAAGGGAGAAATGGATGCCCTGGAGCGTACTAAAGATGAAGAATCCAAGAAATTCAAGGCTCACAAGATCAACTTTGATTTCAACATCATTGTACATATCAAAGAACTTATGGTCGATGTCTCTTCAAGCTGCATGGAACTGGCTATGAAG GAGAAGAGAAATGTCAATGATAGAGGAAATGAAAATGAAGCGAAAAGGAAAGGATCCGCGAAAATGCTTTGGAGAGCCTTCCAATTCGCTTTCCGAGTTTATTCGTTTGCCGGTGGGCATGATGACCGTGCTGATAAGCTCACGAGAGAACTAGCTCAAGAAATCGAAACCAATCCTCATCACTAA
- the LOC140984081 gene encoding stem-specific protein TSJT1-like — protein sequence MLCAFKNGVVDPPKELHSQASSQASRKPKTPEETLNDFLASNPNNGFSLAFADKASLAYAPPQSSVMSRKRMFCSTDDIYCIFLGNLNNLCTLNKQYGLSKGGNEAMFVIEAYRTLRDRGPLPAHRVIQDLEGSFGFVIYDNKAGSVFAALGADKTVSLYWGIAVDGSVMISENVDLIKASCGKSFAPFPAGCMYHSEGGLISFEHPTYKMKAMPRIDSEGAMCGSYFAVDAYSKANSMPRVGSAANWATWG from the exons ATGTTGTGTGCATTCAAGAATGGCGTGGTAGATCCACCTAAGGAGTTGCATAGCCAAGCCTCGTCACAGGCTTCTCGTAAACCCAAGACTCCGGAAGAGACTTTGAATGATTTCTTGGCTTCAAATCCCAATAATGGCTTCTCTCTTGCATTTGCTGACAAGGCCAGTTTGGCCTACGCACCACCTCAAAGCTCAGTCATGTCACGCAAAAG GATGTTCTGTTCAACAGACGATATATACTGTATTTTCCTGGGGAATTTAAATAACTTGTGCACACTCAACAAACAATATGGGCTATCAAAGGGTGGCAATGAGGCCATGTTTGTGATTGAAGCTTATCGGACCCTACGTGACCGGGGTCCTCTCCCAGCCCATCGAGTCATTCAAGATCTCGAGGGCAGTTTTGGGTTTGTGATCTATGACAACAAAGCTGGATCTGTGTTTGCTGCGCTT GGTGCTGATAAAACAGTAAGCCTGTATTGGGGCATAGCTGTTGATGGCTCTGTTATGATCTCAGAAAATGTGGATCTCATAAAAGCAAGCTGTGGAAAATCATTTGCACCATTTCCTGCTG GGTGCATGTACCATAGTGAAGGAGGACTAATTAGCTTTGAGCATCCAACGTATAAGATGAAAGCAATGCCAAGAATCGATAGTGAGGGGGCGATGTGTGGATCATATTTTGCAGTTGATGCTTATTCGAAAGCTAACAGCATGCCAAGGGTTGGTAGTGCAGCTAACTGGGCAACCTGGGGCTGA
- the LOC140984184 gene encoding uncharacterized protein: protein MIPQQWTPPCNSQCTNKYAALMQIPWRVFCKKGCDADGDTWDECLSECDEICYKDPVLRDQKWSAYIDRSPGSVSYSEECFHACVAGCGYKFEIPSDQINQVNSRSPKPPIEEKPAAPPALEPRPPCKSILTNEEIPSTSA, encoded by the exons ATGATTCCACAGCAATGGACGCCTCCGTGTAACAGTCAATGCACCAACAAATATGCTGCTCTCATGCAAATCCCAT GGAGAGTGTTTTGCAAGAAGGGTTGCGATGCTGATGGTGACACATGGGATGAAT GTTTGAGTGAATGCGATGAAATATGCTACAAAGACCCAGTCCTCAGGGACCAGAAATGGAGTGCTTATATTGATCGTTCTCCTGGTTCTGTTAGCTACTCAGAG GAATGCTTCCATGCATGCGTAGCTGGCTGTGGGTACAAG TTTGAGATTCCTTCAGATCAAATCAATCAAGTTAATTCTAGATCACCGAAGCCGCCAATCGAAGAGAAACCAGCTGCCCCTCCTGCTCTCGAACCCAGACCACCTTGTAAATCCATTCTGACTAATGAAGAGATACCTAGCACTTCTGCATAG